The sequence below is a genomic window from Lysobacter capsici.
ACCGCTGGACTACACGCGCGCCGACGTGCGCGGCCGCCTGCGCGCGAGCATGCGTCCGGCCGATCGCAGCCTGGACTGGGCGATGGACGACGCGACGCTGCTTGCGCGCATCCGCAGCGGCGACAGTTCGCCCGGCGCGCGCGGCGAGATCGCCGGCCTGCGCTGCCATGTGTTCGGCGCGCATGTCGAACCCTCGCTGCGCGGCCGACCGGGCGAATTGCTGGGACAGCGCGACGGCGCGGTCTGCATCGCCACCGGCGACGGTGCGCTATGGCTCAGTCATCTGCGCGAGAAAGACGGCATCAAGCTGCCGGCGACGCGGGTGCTGGGCGAACAGCGCCTGCACGGCATCGTGGCGCGAGCGTCGAAACCCGCGACTTCGGTGGCCGGGCGGCGCGATCACGGTTATCGCCAGATCCGTTACCGCGAAATCGGCGCGGTGGGTTATCTGCATTTCGATTTCTACAACGGCGCGATGTCGACCGCGCAATGCGACCGACTGCGTACCGCGTTTTTGCAGGCGCGCCGGCGGCCGACCCGCACGATCGTGTTGATGGGCGGCAGCGATATCTGGTCCAACGGCATCCACCTCAACACCATCCAGGCCGCGGCCGATCCGGCGCTGGAATCGTGGCGCAACATCCTGGCGATGAATGCCTTGGTGCGCGAGATCGTGCTGACCGATTCGCACCTGGTGATCTCGGCGATGCAGGGCAATTCGGGCGCGGGCGGGGTGATCCTCGCGCTCGCGGCCGATCAGGTGTGGGCGCGGCGCGGCGCGGTCATGAACCCGCATTACAAGGGCATGGGCGGCTTGTACGGTTCGGAGTATTGGACCTACCTGCTGCCGCGCCGGGTCGGCGAGACGCTGGCGCAGGAACTGACCGAAGGCCTGCGCCCGATCGGCACGGCCGGCGCCGAGCGCATCGGCCTGATCGACGCGACGTTCGGCGCCAGCGGCGCGGATTTCGTCGCCCACGTCGAACAGCGCGCCGAGCGCGCCACCGATCCGGCCAGCGTGCGCAAGGCGCTGGCGAGCAAGCGCCGGCGCCGCGCGATCGACGAGCGCCGCAAGCCGCTGGAGAGTTATGGGGCGGAGGAGTTGGCGCATATGTATCGCAACTTCTTCGGCAGTGACCGGAGTTATCACGAGGCGCGGCATCGGTTCGTGCATAAGTGTTGCGTGGCGCCGGGTTGCGAGGTTGCGCCGGTTGAGGTGGTGGTCGATCGGGATCGGGCTACGGCTTAGGTCGAATGGGTTGATTCTTGGGGGGCGCGGCCATATGGCCGAGCACAGTGTCGCCTTGCCTTGCCCAAGCCCAAGCCCAAGCCAAAATTCGCGTAGTTCATCCAGCGCCGCGAGGCGACTCACTCGCTAGAACGAAAACATATCCGGAGGGCGGCGCACATGGCCTGCGCCGTAGCCGTAATTCGCGGTCGCGGCTTGCGCCGCTCCCACAGGGAGGCCATTCGGCTTTAGCTTGAAGTCTTGCAGTTCATCCAGCGCTGAGAGGCAGCTCACTCGCGCGAACAACAGCACACCCGGAGGGCGGCGCACATGGATGTGCGCCGTGCGCCACCGAGACAGGATGTCTCGTGTGGCGCATGCCTGCGTATGCTCCGCACTTGCGGGCTCTTGATTCACAGAAAAGCGTTTTTCTTTGGTTACCTTTCTTTTGTCGCTTTTGACAAAAGAAAGTGACCCGCCGCTTTAGTGGCGGAAGCTTTTGATCCTGCTTGTAGCTCCTAAAGCTTTAGAGCTTTGAAGCTCTAGAGCCTTTGAGGCAAAGGCAACGGCTTTCGTCCGCAAGCGGCCGAGTTACTTTCTTTTGTCAAAAGCGACAAAAGAAAGGTAACCAAAGAAAAACGCTTTTTTGTGGATCAAGGGCCCGCAAGTGCGGAGCATACGCAGGCATGCGCCACACGGGACATCCATGTCCCGGTGGCGCACGGCGTGCATCCTGCACACCGCCCTCCGGGTGTGCTTTTGCTAACGCGAGTTACATGCCTCGCAGCGCTGGGAGTGAAATCTGACTTCAGGCGAAAGCCACATGGCCTCCTTGTAGGAGCGGCGCAAGCCGCGACCGCGAAAACACGACTACCGCGTAAATCTCGATGTTGTCGCGATGACGCGGTCGCGACTTGCGTCGCTCCTACAGGCAGGCCATGACGCCGCGCTGCATCGTGCTTCAGGTGCGCGCGGTAGCGC
It includes:
- a CDS encoding hydrogenase maturation protein, whose product is MALRILFLCTAYNGLAQRAWAELSELGHQIAVQVASDPDTMRAAVARERPQLIVAPMLKSAIPDDIWTRHTCLIVHPGIVGDRGPSSLDWAIVEGEPDWGVTVLQAAAEMDAGDIWASAGFAMRGASKSQLYRHEVTDAAVRALLQAVERFESGDYRPQPLDYTRADVRGRLRASMRPADRSLDWAMDDATLLARIRSGDSSPGARGEIAGLRCHVFGAHVEPSLRGRPGELLGQRDGAVCIATGDGALWLSHLREKDGIKLPATRVLGEQRLHGIVARASKPATSVAGRRDHGYRQIRYREIGAVGYLHFDFYNGAMSTAQCDRLRTAFLQARRRPTRTIVLMGGSDIWSNGIHLNTIQAAADPALESWRNILAMNALVREIVLTDSHLVISAMQGNSGAGGVILALAADQVWARRGAVMNPHYKGMGGLYGSEYWTYLLPRRVGETLAQELTEGLRPIGTAGAERIGLIDATFGASGADFVAHVEQRAERATDPASVRKALASKRRRRAIDERRKPLESYGAEELAHMYRNFFGSDRSYHEARHRFVHKCCVAPGCEVAPVEVVVDRDRATA